The stretch of DNA TGGCCCTGTGGTACGCGCTCGACCTGCGCGCCGGGGGAGTCCCCGGAGTCAAGGTCTACCTGAATCCCTCCGCCGCCGGAACCGAACACGCCGCGCGGACAGTGCGGGAGGCGTTGCGTCGACTCGGATACGGCGAGGCCTTCGCGAAACTCCCCCCTGCGGCGGGATATCCGTTCGTCGCACTGGACCTGGGCACCTGGAAGACGCCACGCGTCAAGGTCTACGTGAGCCACCCGCGCATGTCGGCCGATGACGCCAGCGCGCTGAGCCGTAGTTCCGGGGCCGCCGAGGCCGACATCAGGTACTTCTTCCACGCCACCGCAGGATCGTTACTTCCGACTCAGCGGGGCGGCGACGACACGCTGCGGCTTCTCAGGAGGCCGGCGCTCACCTGTCATTCCTTCACCCAAGGAGACGCCGAGCCGAGCGGCTTCACGCTCCACATCCCCGTACGGGACTACGTCCGCGACGACGAGGAGGCCGTCACCCGGGCGGCGGCCCTGCTGACCCGGTTCGGCATGGACCCCTCCATCCTGAACCGCGGGTTGCGCGCCCTCACCCGACGACAACTCGCCGACGGTGCCGGGCTGATCGCCTACCTCGCTCTCGTGTACGAGCGAAATCAGCGGCCCCGGATCACCGCCTATCTGTCCTCCGAGGCCTACGCCGTCCGGCCGCCGCATGAGCGGTACCCGCAGGACGAACGTGTACCAGCAGATCTCAGCTCGTCCTGAACCCAGGGCACAAGGCCTCCGGCCACGCCAGCCCGCACACCGCACAGAAGGAAGCCACGTGGAGCCGTACCGCATCAAAGTCGTAGAACCCATCGCGTTCACCACCAGAGCGGAGCGCGAAGACGCGTTGAGGCGGGTCGCCTACAACCCCTTCGACCTGCGTGCCGACGAAGTCACCATCGACCTGCTGAGTGACTCGGGGACCGGCGCCATCTCCGCGGAACAGCTGGCCGCGGGCATGAACGGCGACGAGTCGTACGCCGGCAGCCGCTCGTTCTACCGCTGGCACGAGGTCGTCTCCGAACTCACCGGCTATCCCCACATCCTGCCGGCACACCAGGGCCGGGCCGCCGAGCGCATCCTGTTCTCCTCACTCCTCAGGCCCGGCACGAGTGTGCTGTCCAACACCCACTTCGACACCACGCGTGCCAACGTCGAGCTGACCGGCTGTCAGGCCTATGACCTGCCCTGCGCCGAGGCGAAGGACCTCGACAGCGACTATCCCTTCAAAGGCAACATCGACCTGACAGCCCTTGAGCGTGCGTTGGAGAACGCGCACGAGGCCCCCGTGGCAGCGGTGCTGATGACCATCACCAACAACGGTGGCGGTGGCCAGCCGGTCAGCATGGAGAACCTGCACCGGACCGCCGCGCTCTGCCGCCGCCACGCCGTGCCCCTGATCCTGGACGCGGCGCGCTTCGCGGAGAACGCCTGGCTGGTGACCCAACGCGAACCGGGCTACGAGGGCCGCACACCCCGCCAGGTCGCCGAGGAGGCCTTCCGCCTCGCGGACGGCTGCGTCATGAGCGCGAAGAAGGACGGCATCGTACATATCGGCGGCTTCATCGGTCTGAAGGACCCCGAACTCGCCGAGCGGTGCCAGGGCCTGCTCATCGCCACCGAAGGGTTCACCACCTACGGCGGCCTGGCCGGCCGTGACCTCGACATGATGGCCCGCGGGCTCCTCGAAGTCACCGAACCGGCATACCTCGCGGAACGTGCCGACATAGCCGGCTACCTCGCCGCACGTATCCGCGAAGCCGGAGTCGACATCGTGGAACCGGCCGGCCTGCACGCCCTCTATGTCAACGCCGGGCGGCTCCTGCCCCACATCCCACCGCACCAGTACCCCGGCACCGCGCTGGCCTGTGAGCTTTACCTCCGCGGAGGCATCCGCTCGGCAGAACTGGGCTCGCTGTATCTGGGTGAGGAGGACGAGCAAGGAAACCCCACCAGGACCGCGCCCTACGAACTCGTGCGGCTGGCGCTCCCGCGCCGCGTCTACACCCGCAGCCATTACGACCATGTCGCCAACACCCTGGCGGACATAGCCAAGAACCCCGAATCGGTGCACGGCTACCGCATCGTGGGCCAGTCGCCGATACTCCGCCACTTCAGCATCAAATTGGAGTCTGTGCGGTCCGGTAACTGATCCGCCGTCGCGGCCGGGACGCCAACCGGCCCATCGCGCCGCGCACGGCTCGTGCCACGATCCGTGCGCCGCACACGGCTTGTGCCACGCTCCGCGGGTTGCCCGGCGGAGTACCTGCCGCTGGGCTGAATCACCAGCGCTTGGGAGCGTCGAGCAGCACGCCGTCGCATCCGGCGGCCTCGAAGGGAACCCGCTCGGCAACGCCGTCCGCTTCCCACTGCGCGTAGGAGTCGTAGACGGTGTTGCTGGGAGGGAAGTCGTGCGGCGGGTACTCCCACGCGATCCCTGAGCGGTCGCCGTAGAGGAAGGCGTTCACGATGTCCCGCAGATCATGGACGCCTGCCGCGGCGCCCGGCCCGGTGCGGGCAGCCCGTGGTGGTATCCGTCGTGGGCCCGGCCCTGGCCCATGCCCCGTAAAGTGCCTGCTCACGCGTGGGACGACCGGCTGTCACCTTGCCGTCGTCCCGGCCGGCACATCGGGGTGATGGTCCAGAACCTCCTCACGACGACGGACCACGGCCATGATCGCGCACGCCCCCGCAAACGGGGTAGAAGGCGTTTCGAGCGTTGCTCCCTTTCCCTCCCGCCCGCGCCCGGCGCCGGTCACCCGCACGCCGATCCCACTGGTTCTGCGCGATCGGTGGGGCGAGGCGGGAGCGAGGGAGCAGGCGGCTGTCACAGTCCGGGCTGCTGTCCGGTCCTAGTGACTGACTGAACGGTGTGACCCGTCACGCCGTCGATGTCTTCGGTCGACGCTCTTCAAGAGGAGAACAGCATGAGCCAGATCAACATCGCACGCCCCAACGCACCGACGTATGACGAATTGGTGCCGTCGCGCTATGCGCTGAAGGTCGGCGACATCGACGTGATGGTGATCAGCGACGGGGTACTGCCGATACCCGCAGTGACGATGGCCACCAACGCCCCCGCGGCCGACCTGGCGGCCTGGCTGAAAGACATGTTCCTGCCGCCGGAGACGCTCGACTGGCCACTGAATGTGGCCGTGGTGCGCAGCGGCGGCCGGACCATCCTGGTCGACTCCGGGCTGGGGACAGAGTTTCCTGGCTTCCCTCGGGCCGGGCAGTTGGCCATGCGGCTGGACGCCGCCGGGATCGATCCGGCATCCGTGACCGACGTGGTCCTCACCCATTTGCACATGGACCACATCGGCGGGCTGCTCGTCGACGGGCTGAGGGGCCGGCTGCGCCCGGACCTCCGCGTTCACCTGGCGTCCGCTGAGGCGGAGTTCTGGGAAGCGCCCGACTTCTCCCGCACCGCCATGCCGACACCGGTGCCGGACGTGCTCCGAACGACCGCCTCGCGGTTCCTGGACGTGTACCGCAGCCAGCTGCGGCCGTTCGAGAAGGAGTACGAGGTGGCTCCGGGAGTGCTGATCAGCCGCACCGGTGGTCACACCCCGGGTCACAGCATCATCCGTCTGGAGTCCGGCGGCGACCGACTGACGTTCGCCGGTGATGCCGTCTTCCAGCCGGGGTTCGACTGCCCCGACTGGCACAACGGCTTCGACCACGATCCCGAGGAATCGGCCCGCGTCCGGATCCGTCTTCTGAACGAGCTGGCGGCGCGCGGCGAACAGCTGGTCGCCACGCATCTGCCGTTCCCGTCCATCTGCCGTGTGGCGGTCGCCGGGGATGCCTTCCGTTTCGTACCGGCCGTCTGGGACTACTGACCGTACTTCGACCGGACCGGCGCGAGAACAGCGCGCCGGAGGCCAACCTGGTATGCGGCCCTGGTTGTCAAGTGAACAGGGTGGAGCGGTGCCCACTCGCCATCGCCGTGGGCGCCGCTCCGGCAACGGTGAGCCGGATCTATCTCCGACCACAACCACGTCTCGTCCTCCCTCCGAGCGGGCCCGGTCGCCCTTCGACCAGGATGCTCGCGCGGTACCCCGCACCGGCCACGACGGGAACGGGGCCGGCCGCCGTCGGCCAGTGTCTCGGTGGCGGTGGCGGTGGCGGTGCATGGTGCCGCGGCCGGGACCTGGTGGGGGCCCTCCTGCCCGCAGTGCTGATGTTTCCAGGCAGGTCGGCGGGGTGGTGCCGACGCCCGCCCCGCCGGGACGCTCCTACTTGCTGAGCCAGAGGTCGGGGCCGAAGACCTCGTAATGAATGGCCGCGGGGCTGAGCCCATGGGTGAGCAGGTCGCCGCGGACCGTCCGCATGAACGGCAGCGGGCCGCAGAGGAACGCGGTGGTGTTCTGAGGCAGTGTCAGGTCAGAGATATCCGCACGGCCTTCGCGCACCCGCACCACATGGGTCTCCCGCTCCCGCTCCAGCTCGCCCGGTTCCCCGGCGACGGTTCCGT from Streptomyces tsukubensis encodes:
- a CDS encoding tryptophan dimethylallyltransferase family protein, whose protein sequence is MTSRPETGIPTGGPGEGTLGDHVLGQLRRLGATVGLSEADTELYGQVLLDSLPGAAGRPLTLPPASPSFISDDHTPVEFSLASTSDAAPVLRVLVEPGYGHSTMADSARAGVDAIRAMAARWDFSTDQLDALGDLFLPASAEGPLALWYALDLRAGGVPGVKVYLNPSAAGTEHAARTVREALRRLGYGEAFAKLPPAAGYPFVALDLGTWKTPRVKVYVSHPRMSADDASALSRSSGAAEADIRYFFHATAGSLLPTQRGGDDTLRLLRRPALTCHSFTQGDAEPSGFTLHIPVRDYVRDDEEAVTRAAALLTRFGMDPSILNRGLRALTRRQLADGAGLIAYLALVYERNQRPRITAYLSSEAYAVRPPHERYPQDERVPADLSSS
- a CDS encoding transposase, which gives rise to MSRHFTGHGPGPGPRRIPPRAARTGPGAAAGVHDLRDIVNAFLYGDRSGIAWEYPPHDFPPSNTVYDSYAQWEADGVAERVPFEAAGCDGVLLDAPKRW
- a CDS encoding tryptophanase → MEPYRIKVVEPIAFTTRAEREDALRRVAYNPFDLRADEVTIDLLSDSGTGAISAEQLAAGMNGDESYAGSRSFYRWHEVVSELTGYPHILPAHQGRAAERILFSSLLRPGTSVLSNTHFDTTRANVELTGCQAYDLPCAEAKDLDSDYPFKGNIDLTALERALENAHEAPVAAVLMTITNNGGGGQPVSMENLHRTAALCRRHAVPLILDAARFAENAWLVTQREPGYEGRTPRQVAEEAFRLADGCVMSAKKDGIVHIGGFIGLKDPELAERCQGLLIATEGFTTYGGLAGRDLDMMARGLLEVTEPAYLAERADIAGYLAARIREAGVDIVEPAGLHALYVNAGRLLPHIPPHQYPGTALACELYLRGGIRSAELGSLYLGEEDEQGNPTRTAPYELVRLALPRRVYTRSHYDHVANTLADIAKNPESVHGYRIVGQSPILRHFSIKLESVRSGN
- a CDS encoding MBL fold metallo-hydrolase, with the translated sequence MSQINIARPNAPTYDELVPSRYALKVGDIDVMVISDGVLPIPAVTMATNAPAADLAAWLKDMFLPPETLDWPLNVAVVRSGGRTILVDSGLGTEFPGFPRAGQLAMRLDAAGIDPASVTDVVLTHLHMDHIGGLLVDGLRGRLRPDLRVHLASAEAEFWEAPDFSRTAMPTPVPDVLRTTASRFLDVYRSQLRPFEKEYEVAPGVLISRTGGHTPGHSIIRLESGGDRLTFAGDAVFQPGFDCPDWHNGFDHDPEESARVRIRLLNELAARGEQLVATHLPFPSICRVAVAGDAFRFVPAVWDY